One part of the Streptomyces ferrugineus genome encodes these proteins:
- a CDS encoding sigma-70 family RNA polymerase sigma factor translates to MDFEPYRGELVAFCYRMLGSFHEAEDLVQETLLRAWKARDRYDPARASVRTWLYRIATNACLTALEGRGRRPLPSGLGVPSDDPGAPLVPALDVPWLEPFPDPRFDVEVRADLRLAWVAAVQVLPARQRAVLVLREVLGFTAAEVAEQLGTTVAAVNGALQRARAALAGVGDAGAVTEPDDPEVRAVVQRYMRAFEAADVPALVRLLADDVVMEMPPVPLWFRGSRDYGRFMERVFDMRGTGWGMRALTANGQPALAAYAPEPGGGHRLHTLQVFTVIDRRIAHNVVFADPRVFDPFELPRDIPAGEFRSER, encoded by the coding sequence ATGGACTTCGAGCCGTACCGGGGTGAACTGGTGGCGTTCTGCTATCGGATGCTGGGCTCGTTCCACGAGGCCGAGGACCTGGTGCAGGAGACGCTGCTGCGCGCTTGGAAGGCCCGCGACCGGTACGACCCGGCGCGCGCCTCTGTGCGGACCTGGCTGTACCGGATCGCGACCAATGCGTGCCTGACCGCGCTGGAGGGACGCGGCCGGCGTCCCTTGCCGTCCGGGTTGGGGGTGCCGAGCGACGATCCCGGGGCGCCGCTGGTGCCGGCGCTCGACGTGCCCTGGCTGGAGCCGTTCCCCGACCCGAGGTTCGACGTGGAGGTCAGGGCCGATCTGCGGCTCGCCTGGGTGGCGGCGGTGCAGGTCCTGCCGGCGCGGCAACGGGCGGTGCTGGTGTTGCGCGAGGTGCTGGGGTTCACCGCCGCTGAGGTCGCCGAGCAGTTGGGGACCACGGTCGCGGCGGTCAACGGCGCGCTGCAGCGCGCCCGTGCCGCCCTCGCGGGCGTGGGGGATGCCGGTGCCGTGACCGAGCCGGATGATCCAGAGGTGCGGGCGGTCGTCCAGCGGTACATGCGGGCGTTCGAGGCGGCGGATGTCCCCGCGTTGGTGCGACTGCTGGCCGACGACGTGGTGATGGAGATGCCGCCGGTGCCGCTGTGGTTCCGAGGCAGTCGGGACTACGGACGGTTCATGGAGCGGGTTTTCGACATGCGGGGCACGGGCTGGGGCATGCGGGCGCTGACCGCCAACGGGCAGCCCGCGCTCGCCGCGTACGCGCCGGAGCCCGGAGGCGGGCACCGTCTGCACACCCTGCAGGTCTTCACCGTCATCGACCGCCGCATCGCCCACAACGTCGTGTTCGCCGATCCACGCGTCTTCGACCCCTTCGAGCTGCCGCGCGACATTCCCGCGGGCGAGTTCCGCAGCGAGCGATGA
- a CDS encoding SDR family NAD(P)-dependent oxidoreductase produces the protein MTSLNGKTALITGASSGIGKAIARRFAEDGARVYLTGRRKDELEAAAAQIGPAAIAVRCDVARAADLDHVIDVIRGDGRQLDAVVANAGLAVLTSLADATEEQYDHVFGVNTKGTLLTVQKALPLLTEGASVILLSSTTSHQGVAGMGLYAASKAAIRNLGRAWAAELAARQIRVNVITPGPVATPGIENLAELNGMSTADFHGMLASQLPLRRMGRPEEVAAVAAFLAGPESSFVTGAEYFVDGGQLQV, from the coding sequence ATGACTTCCCTGAACGGGAAAACAGCTCTCATCACCGGCGCTTCCAGCGGCATCGGGAAGGCGATCGCGCGGCGCTTCGCGGAGGACGGTGCCCGCGTCTACCTGACCGGGCGTCGCAAGGACGAACTCGAGGCGGCCGCGGCGCAGATCGGTCCCGCCGCCATCGCCGTGCGGTGCGACGTTGCGCGAGCAGCCGACCTCGACCATGTCATCGATGTCATCCGCGGAGACGGACGGCAGCTGGACGCTGTCGTGGCCAACGCCGGCCTCGCTGTCCTGACCAGCCTCGCGGATGCCACGGAAGAGCAGTACGACCACGTCTTCGGCGTGAACACCAAGGGAACCCTGCTGACCGTACAGAAGGCCCTGCCGCTGCTGACGGAGGGGGCCTCGGTCATCCTCCTCAGCTCCACGACCAGCCACCAGGGAGTCGCGGGCATGGGCCTGTACGCCGCGTCCAAGGCCGCAATTCGCAACCTGGGCCGCGCCTGGGCGGCCGAGCTGGCTGCCCGGCAGATTCGCGTCAACGTCATCACGCCCGGCCCCGTCGCCACCCCGGGCATCGAGAACCTGGCAGAACTCAACGGCATGAGCACGGCCGACTTCCACGGCATGCTGGCGTCCCAGCTTCCGTTGCGGCGGATGGGCCGGCCAGAGGAAGTCGCCGCAGTGGCCGCCTTCCTCGCCGGACCGGAGAGTTCATTCGTCACCGGCGCCGAATACTTCGTGGACGGGGGACAGCTCCAGGTCTGA
- a CDS encoding IS110 family RNA-guided transposase, whose protein sequence is MPQIWAGVDIGKTHHHCVVINTNGERLLSRRVQNDESDLLQLIGDVLAISPDALWAVDLNHGGAALLLGLLVNHGQPVAYLTGFAVHRASGTYRGEGKTDAKDAFVIADQARVRRDLGLLRPGDDIAVDLRTLTARRLDVVFDRTRQINRLRAQLLEIFPGLERALDLTLKGPVMLLTGYQSPAAIRRAGVRRIETWLKNRKVRGAATLARTAVETAQGQLTALPGEKLAAAMVARLAKAVMDLDAEIAELETLIEATFRQHPHAEVIRSLPGMGPRLGAEFIAATGGDLAVFGSSDRLAGFAGLAPQPRDSGRVSGNLRRPKRYHRGLLRTLYLSAMVSLQCCPASKAYYDRKRREGKGHKQALLALARRRVNVLWAMIRDGECYHETPPVTLAA, encoded by the coding sequence GTGCCCCAGATCTGGGCCGGAGTGGACATCGGCAAGACGCATCACCACTGCGTGGTGATCAACACGAATGGTGAACGGCTGCTGTCCCGCCGCGTCCAGAACGACGAGTCCGACCTGCTTCAGCTGATCGGCGACGTGCTGGCGATATCCCCGGACGCGCTGTGGGCCGTCGACCTCAACCACGGCGGGGCCGCGCTGCTGCTCGGCTTGCTGGTCAACCACGGCCAGCCGGTGGCCTATCTGACCGGCTTCGCGGTTCATCGCGCGTCGGGCACCTACCGGGGCGAGGGGAAGACGGACGCCAAAGACGCCTTCGTCATCGCCGACCAGGCACGCGTCCGGCGTGACCTCGGCCTGCTTCGGCCGGGCGACGACATCGCCGTCGACCTGCGCACCCTGACCGCCCGTCGCCTGGATGTGGTCTTCGACCGAACCCGGCAGATCAACCGGCTGCGAGCCCAGCTCCTGGAAATCTTTCCCGGCCTGGAGCGGGCGCTGGACCTGACCCTCAAGGGGCCAGTCATGCTGCTGACCGGCTACCAGAGCCCGGCCGCCATCCGTCGCGCGGGTGTTCGGCGCATCGAGACCTGGCTGAAGAACCGTAAGGTCCGCGGCGCCGCAACGCTCGCCCGCACGGCCGTGGAGACCGCCCAGGGGCAACTGACCGCGTTGCCCGGGGAGAAGCTGGCTGCCGCCATGGTGGCCCGCCTCGCGAAGGCGGTCATGGACCTCGATGCAGAGATCGCGGAGCTGGAGACTCTCATCGAGGCGACATTTCGTCAGCACCCGCACGCTGAGGTGATCCGCAGTCTGCCTGGCATGGGTCCCAGGCTCGGAGCGGAGTTCATCGCCGCTACCGGCGGCGACTTGGCTGTCTTCGGCAGCTCCGACCGCCTGGCCGGATTCGCCGGACTGGCTCCACAGCCACGCGATTCCGGTCGGGTCAGTGGAAACCTGCGCCGGCCTAAGCGATATCACCGTGGACTGCTGCGGACGCTGTATTTGTCGGCGATGGTCAGCCTGCAGTGCTGTCCGGCCTCGAAGGCCTACTACGACCGGAAGCGGCGGGAGGGCAAGGGACACAAGCAAGCACTGCTGGCTCTCGCTCGCCGCCGGGTCAACGTGCTGTGGGCGATGATCCGTGACGGAGAGTGCTACCACGAGACACCTCCCGTCACACTCGCGGCTTGA
- a CDS encoding TetR/AcrR family transcriptional regulator, with translation MARPRKFDEAQVLQLVRDRFWSCGYAATSVDDILKDTGLGKGSLYGAFGDKRKLFLRTFDEYCAELVDDVRSRLDGPDEGALARLSALVLAIAEATVGDTSLRGCLLARGTAELSGLDPEIRAIAQRTFAVLEGLVADSIAAAQRSGGISADADPGGLGALVLAVLRGIEALGKGGSSPETLRSAAETALALLPRP, from the coding sequence ATGGCACGACCCCGAAAGTTCGACGAGGCCCAAGTACTGCAGCTTGTTCGAGACCGGTTCTGGTCCTGCGGATACGCGGCGACCAGCGTGGATGACATCCTCAAGGACACCGGCCTGGGCAAGGGCAGCCTCTACGGCGCTTTCGGTGACAAGCGAAAACTGTTCCTGCGTACCTTCGACGAGTACTGCGCGGAACTGGTCGACGACGTGCGCAGCCGCCTCGACGGACCGGACGAGGGTGCGCTTGCCCGCCTGAGCGCTCTGGTGCTGGCCATCGCCGAAGCAACGGTGGGCGACACTTCCTTGCGAGGCTGTCTCCTCGCCCGGGGCACTGCGGAGCTGTCAGGTCTCGACCCCGAGATCCGTGCGATCGCACAACGCACCTTTGCCGTCTTGGAGGGGCTTGTGGCCGACTCCATCGCAGCCGCTCAGCGCTCGGGCGGCATCAGCGCCGATGCTGACCCGGGCGGGCTCGGGGCCCTCGTGCTGGCCGTGCTCCGCGGCATCGAAGCACTCGGCAAGGGAGGCAGCAGCCCGGAGACGCTGCGCAGCGCCGCTGAGACCGCTCTGGCGCTGCTCCCTCGTCCCTAG
- a CDS encoding VOC family protein yields MSHDQQHPHESELPAAGVQLNHTAIYASDRHLSAEFLAAVLGLRVGAPFGPFLPVDLGNGVTLDYYEKRDEPIQSQHYAFLVPDEQFDAVITRLEAVGVTYYADPSHTQPGRINRLFGGRGAYFDDPDGHNMEVMTRPYVRP; encoded by the coding sequence ATGTCCCATGACCAGCAGCACCCACATGAATCCGAACTGCCGGCGGCAGGCGTCCAACTGAACCACACCGCCATCTACGCAAGCGACCGGCACCTGTCTGCCGAGTTCCTCGCCGCGGTCCTGGGCTTGAGGGTCGGCGCCCCCTTCGGGCCGTTCCTGCCCGTCGACCTCGGCAACGGCGTGACGCTCGACTACTACGAGAAGAGGGACGAGCCGATCCAGTCGCAGCACTACGCCTTCCTCGTCCCCGACGAGCAGTTCGACGCCGTCATCACCCGCCTGGAGGCGGTCGGGGTCACCTACTACGCCGACCCCAGCCACACCCAACCCGGCCGGATCAACCGTCTATTCGGTGGTCGCGGCGCCTACTTCGACGACCCGGACGGTCACAACATGGAGGTCATGACTCGGCCTTACGTCCGCCCTTAG
- a CDS encoding CHAT domain-containing tetratricopeptide repeat protein, translating to MSSDHRPDPELLNQQAVDLLNRATQLGDAAVLGTCISLFQGIVAMTPPHHPHRATRLYNLAESHRARYALTGRQDDADQSIGIGHQAVAALHDGDPNSALVLSNLSVTHLLRFQRAGHPNDLDGVIQFGERAIVATGAAQNIAVYLSNLAAGYLLRFEETGHLADLARAIDHGERATAATDAHAPHRTTTLTNLGAAYWARFGRAGHPADLDRAIAIGEQAAADTGHPNRATVLSNLAAGYHDRFERTGSLADLDRAIAHQEHAVAAAPDDAPEGATYLSNLGMAYRARFDRLGAVADLDRAIDHLGRAVAATPHGHRQFATFRSNLGVAHSDRFDRLGHVADLDRAVAHHEQAVAATPAGHPDLALRLCNLGTAYDARFDRNGNPVDVHRAVETLERAVIVMPADHPSRATVLSNLAAALRGRFDGLGDVADLDRAVAHHEQAVAATPGDHPDLAHRLSNLSLARWSRFTRAGETSDLDAAIDAGRRAVAATPDDHPNRALYLSNLGTSLQQRFEHIGSLHDLDRAIGHKERAVAATPPDHPSRATYLSNLAVAYQTRARRSGAETDFDRAVDLGLLALAATPANHPDRVLRLYNLTRAHQTRYEHSGDPADLDRSVDLAQETAAAVPFDHPDRARYLFNVGNAYRSRFQRTGAASDLDRAVDAAERAVAATPDDHPNRATRIYLLGVCYRRRWNTDGALDRSRIARLAEGALAATTSPPFDRLRACWAAARLAYVLDELHTARLLFDTAVKLLPLVAARETSSADHEHRLGANRGLVGETIAVHCALDDPGGAVQAGELGRAVLLAARLDLRTPLADLDAAHPALAHRLRRVRAALNAPDPPAMATPGGQDVDHVDRRTWLWAEHDAVLAEIRRLPGLDRFLLPPTWNELRPTTTGGAVVLLNAGLQRCDGIVVTADGPPLLVPLPELRLADVEGWATELTEATHDAGSYTGELRRQRVLTELLGRLWDKAVEPVLDAVERRLRPDDGVLPRVWWIPTGPLGLLPLHAAGHPGRPGALDRVISSYTPTLRALARARERPAATALRRLTVALDRTPGLPDLPATAAEAASLHAAHPDMPLLTNEQATAARVTGALPEASWAHFACHAGTDPDAPSEGGLHLHDGVLSVAEIGRRNLHEAELAYLSACSSGHVGRRHADESIHLASAFQLAGFRHVVASLWPLDDHVAAGAADHFYRLMPDTPSAEDAPFALHRVIQRLRTKHIGRPHLWASLIHSGP from the coding sequence ATGTCCTCCGACCACCGGCCCGATCCGGAACTCCTGAACCAGCAGGCGGTCGACCTGTTGAACCGGGCCACCCAGTTGGGTGACGCGGCCGTGCTGGGCACCTGCATCTCGTTGTTCCAGGGCATCGTCGCCATGACGCCTCCCCACCATCCCCACCGCGCCACCCGCCTGTACAACCTCGCCGAATCCCACCGGGCGCGGTACGCGTTGACGGGCCGACAGGACGACGCCGACCAGTCGATCGGCATCGGGCATCAGGCCGTCGCCGCCCTGCACGACGGTGACCCGAACTCCGCGCTGGTCCTGTCCAACCTCAGCGTCACTCATCTCCTGCGGTTCCAGCGGGCCGGGCACCCGAACGACCTGGACGGGGTCATCCAGTTCGGGGAACGGGCGATCGTCGCGACCGGCGCCGCCCAGAACATCGCGGTGTACCTGTCCAATCTCGCCGCGGGCTACCTGCTGCGGTTCGAAGAGACCGGGCATCTCGCGGACCTGGCCCGCGCCATCGACCACGGCGAGCGCGCGACGGCCGCCACTGACGCCCACGCCCCTCACCGGACGACAACCCTGACCAACCTCGGCGCCGCCTACTGGGCCCGGTTCGGACGTGCGGGCCATCCGGCGGACCTGGACCGCGCCATCGCCATCGGGGAACAGGCCGCCGCCGACACCGGCCACCCGAACCGGGCGACCGTCCTGTCCAACCTCGCCGCCGGCTACCACGACCGCTTCGAGCGGACCGGGAGCCTGGCCGACCTGGACCGGGCCATCGCGCACCAGGAACACGCGGTGGCCGCCGCCCCGGACGACGCTCCCGAGGGTGCGACCTACCTGTCCAACCTCGGCATGGCGTACCGGGCGCGGTTCGACCGGCTGGGGGCTGTGGCCGACCTGGACCGGGCCATCGACCACCTCGGCCGTGCGGTCGCCGCGACGCCCCACGGTCACCGCCAGTTCGCGACGTTCCGGTCCAACCTCGGTGTCGCGCACAGCGATCGGTTCGACCGGCTGGGGCACGTGGCCGACCTGGACCGGGCCGTCGCGCACCACGAACAGGCGGTGGCCGCCACGCCCGCCGGTCACCCGGACCTCGCACTCCGCCTGTGCAACCTCGGCACCGCGTACGACGCGCGGTTCGACCGGAACGGGAACCCCGTCGACGTGCACCGGGCCGTCGAGACCCTCGAACGCGCGGTCATCGTCATGCCCGCCGACCACCCGAGCCGGGCGACCGTTCTGTCCAACCTCGCGGCGGCCCTGCGCGGACGGTTCGACGGGCTGGGGGACGTGGCCGACCTGGACCGGGCCGTCGCGCACCACGAACAGGCGGTGGCCGCCACGCCTGGCGACCACCCGGACCTCGCCCACCGCCTGTCGAACCTCAGCCTCGCCCGCTGGTCCCGGTTCACCCGTGCCGGAGAGACGTCCGACCTGGACGCGGCCATCGACGCAGGGAGACGCGCGGTGGCCGCCACTCCGGACGACCACCCGAACCGTGCGCTGTACCTGAGCAACCTCGGCACCTCCCTCCAGCAACGGTTCGAGCACATCGGCAGCCTCCACGACCTGGACCGGGCCATCGGTCACAAGGAGCGTGCCGTGGCCGCCACGCCCCCCGACCACCCGAGCCGGGCGACGTACCTCTCCAACCTCGCGGTCGCCTACCAGACGCGGGCCCGGCGGAGCGGCGCCGAGACCGACTTCGACCGCGCCGTCGACCTCGGGCTCCTGGCGCTCGCGGCCACCCCCGCGAACCATCCCGACCGGGTACTGCGCCTGTACAACCTCACGCGGGCCCATCAGACGCGGTACGAGCACTCGGGCGACCCGGCCGACCTGGACCGCTCTGTCGACCTGGCGCAGGAGACGGCCGCCGCAGTCCCTTTCGACCATCCGGACCGCGCGCGATACCTGTTCAACGTCGGCAACGCCTACCGGTCGAGGTTCCAGCGGACCGGCGCCGCGTCCGACCTCGACCGCGCCGTGGACGCCGCGGAACGGGCGGTCGCGGCCACCCCCGACGACCATCCCAACCGGGCCACACGTATCTACCTCCTCGGGGTCTGTTACAGAAGGCGCTGGAACACCGACGGCGCACTCGACCGGTCGCGGATCGCCCGGCTCGCGGAGGGCGCGCTCGCGGCCACGACGTCGCCGCCCTTCGACCGGCTCCGCGCCTGCTGGGCAGCCGCCCGACTCGCCTACGTACTGGACGAACTGCACACCGCCCGGCTGCTGTTCGACACGGCGGTGAAGTTGCTGCCGTTGGTCGCGGCGCGGGAGACCTCGTCGGCGGACCACGAGCACCGTCTCGGCGCGAACCGCGGGCTGGTCGGCGAGACGATCGCCGTGCACTGCGCCCTCGACGATCCGGGCGGCGCGGTCCAGGCCGGTGAGCTGGGCCGGGCGGTCCTGCTGGCGGCCCGGCTGGACCTGCGGACACCGCTCGCCGACCTCGACGCCGCACACCCCGCACTGGCCCACCGTCTGCGCCGGGTCCGCGCCGCCCTCAACGCCCCTGATCCCCCGGCCATGGCGACGCCCGGCGGCCAGGACGTCGACCACGTCGACCGGCGCACATGGCTGTGGGCGGAGCACGACGCCGTACTGGCGGAGATCCGCCGACTGCCGGGCCTGGACCGGTTCCTGCTGCCGCCGACGTGGAACGAACTGCGACCGACCACCACCGGCGGGGCAGTCGTCCTGCTCAACGCCGGCCTGCAGCGGTGCGACGGCATCGTCGTCACCGCCGACGGGCCCCCGCTGCTGGTGCCGCTACCCGAACTGCGGCTGGCCGACGTCGAGGGGTGGGCCACCGAGCTGACCGAAGCGACGCACGACGCCGGCTCGTACACCGGCGAGCTGCGTCGGCAACGGGTGCTGACTGAGCTGCTCGGCCGGCTGTGGGACAAGGCGGTCGAGCCCGTCCTCGACGCGGTCGAACGCCGGCTCCGTCCGGACGACGGAGTACTGCCCCGCGTGTGGTGGATACCGACCGGACCGCTCGGGCTGCTGCCGCTGCACGCTGCCGGGCATCCCGGTCGGCCCGGTGCGCTCGACCGGGTGATCTCGTCGTACACGCCCACCCTGCGCGCCCTCGCCCGTGCTCGCGAACGCCCGGCCGCGACAGCTCTGCGCCGGCTCACCGTCGCCCTCGACCGGACCCCGGGTCTGCCGGACCTGCCGGCCACCGCCGCTGAGGCAGCGAGCTTGCACGCCGCCCATCCGGACATGCCCCTGCTCACCAACGAGCAGGCCACCGCCGCCCGCGTGACCGGCGCACTCCCCGAGGCAAGCTGGGCACACTTCGCCTGCCACGCCGGCACCGACCCCGACGCGCCGTCCGAGGGCGGGCTTCACCTCCACGACGGTGTGCTGTCCGTCGCGGAGATCGGCCGCCGCAACCTCCACGAGGCCGAACTCGCCTACCTGTCCGCGTGCTCCTCCGGACATGTCGGCCGACGGCACGCGGACGAGTCCATCCATCTCGCCTCCGCGTTCCAACTGGCCGGGTTCCGGCACGTCGTCGCGAGTCTGTGGCCACTGGACGACCACGTCGCGGCCGGCGCGGCCGACCACTTCTACCGGTTGATGCCGGACACGCCGTCCGCCGAGGACGCGCCGTTCGCGCTCCACCGGGTCATCCAGCGGCTGCGCACCAAGCACATCGGCCGACCTCACCTGTGGGCGTCACTGATCCACAGCGGGCCGTGA
- a CDS encoding fused MFS/spermidine synthase, translating into MSPVTGSSSSPVAEGRTGNHGLGPRAAVVLVFGSSAAVLVVEIVALRLLAPYLGLTLETSTLVIGIALTAIALGSWLGGRIADHVNPRRLIGPSLGVSGAVVALTPAVLRTTAEWAPAMLLLIASCTILVPGALLSAVTPIVTKLRLTSLAETGTVVGRLSGVGTVGAIAGTVLTGFVLVSRLPVSGILIGLGTLLLAGSALVEWRTRGWRGTPALTLVVVAGGLASTVAPGGCDTETKYHCARVVADPDRGGGRTLVLDGLRHSYVDIDDPTFLEFEYVRAIASVVDTAFPERKPLTAYHLGGGGLTVPRYLAATRPGTRSLVSEIDSGVVRLNRDQLGLGSQAGIDVRTEDGRLGLRRLDAASRDLVVGDAFGGVSVPWHLTTVEAMTDIRRVLNEDGLYVVNLIDHGELAFARAEVATLSETFEYVAVVGEPTDIGLDPTATPEGGNLVALASDRPVDLRAIREALDARQTGWKITTGDDLTSWTGDAQPLTDDYAPVDQLLQPYSPRSSR; encoded by the coding sequence ATGTCGCCCGTGACCGGATCGTCTTCCTCGCCTGTCGCCGAGGGCAGGACTGGCAACCACGGCCTGGGTCCCCGTGCCGCTGTCGTGCTTGTGTTCGGGTCTTCGGCCGCGGTGTTGGTGGTCGAGATCGTCGCCTTACGGCTGCTGGCTCCCTACCTCGGCCTCACCCTCGAGACCAGCACCTTGGTGATCGGCATCGCCCTCACCGCGATCGCTCTCGGCTCCTGGTTGGGCGGACGCATCGCCGACCATGTCAATCCCCGCCGGCTCATCGGCCCCTCGCTCGGGGTGTCGGGAGCGGTCGTGGCGCTCACCCCTGCCGTGCTGCGCACCACTGCGGAGTGGGCACCGGCGATGCTGTTGTTGATCGCGTCGTGCACCATCCTCGTGCCGGGCGCGCTGCTCTCCGCGGTGACGCCGATCGTGACCAAGTTGCGTCTGACCAGCCTCGCCGAGACCGGAACGGTTGTCGGCCGACTGTCCGGTGTCGGCACCGTCGGCGCCATCGCCGGCACCGTGCTCACCGGCTTCGTCCTCGTGTCGCGGTTGCCGGTCAGCGGCATACTGATCGGCCTCGGAACACTGCTGTTGGCCGGCTCGGCGCTGGTCGAGTGGCGAACGCGCGGGTGGCGCGGCACCCCTGCCCTGACACTCGTGGTCGTCGCCGGCGGCCTCGCGTCCACGGTCGCGCCCGGCGGCTGCGACACGGAGACCAAGTACCACTGCGCACGGGTCGTCGCAGACCCCGACAGGGGCGGCGGACGCACACTCGTTCTGGACGGCTTGCGGCACTCCTACGTCGACATCGACGACCCGACCTTCCTGGAGTTCGAGTACGTACGCGCCATCGCGTCGGTGGTCGACACCGCCTTTCCCGAACGTAAGCCGCTCACTGCCTACCACCTGGGCGGCGGCGGGCTCACCGTTCCCCGCTACCTCGCGGCCACGCGGCCCGGGACACGCAGCCTTGTATCCGAGATCGACAGCGGGGTCGTGCGCCTCAACCGCGACCAACTCGGTCTGGGATCACAGGCCGGTATCGACGTCCGCACCGAGGACGGCAGGCTCGGCCTGCGGCGGCTGGACGCCGCCAGTCGTGACCTCGTCGTCGGCGACGCCTTCGGGGGCGTCAGCGTGCCGTGGCACCTCACTACGGTGGAAGCGATGACTGACATACGGCGGGTGCTCAACGAGGACGGCCTGTACGTCGTCAACCTCATCGATCACGGTGAGCTGGCCTTCGCACGCGCCGAAGTAGCCACCCTCAGCGAGACCTTCGAGTACGTCGCCGTCGTCGGCGAACCCACCGACATCGGCCTCGACCCGACCGCCACCCCCGAGGGAGGCAATCTGGTGGCGCTCGCCTCCGACCGGCCGGTCGACCTACGCGCGATCCGGGAAGCGCTGGACGCCCGGCAGACCGGCTGGAAGATCACCACGGGTGACGACCTCACCTCCTGGACCGGCGACGCCCAACCACTCACAGACGACTACGCACCCGTCGACCAGCTCCTCCAGCCCTACAGCCCGCGAAGCAGCCGATGA
- a CDS encoding cytochrome P450 — MRTSPSLLRAFRPQVQERLYDFYEELRSADDLFWDRHLDAWVATGHAVVSNAAADPRLSSVRYPDIAAVSAELRPLARVLSRQMLYNDAPDHPRLRALISKAFTPRAVATLRTRITEAVDRIIAHAAPTGRMDIVADLARPLPLTIICDLLDVPQRDRPALAAWSEPIAEAIGNSRLDADGNRAASQSMAHLLTCLRELLTRHDTPPAPHSLRAMVTAQAQNTDQDLDELLANCALLLIAGHETTTHFIGNATLALLRHPHAADQLRRRPDLMPAAVEELLRYDAPVQLMLRRARQDLDLAGRTIAEGQAVLLVCGAANRDPAVFPDPHVLDFERSGGRHMAFGHGPHFCLGAALARLEGAIALEALLTRLPGLRLDGDSPQWQRSLNFRGLTRLDVAFTPHPADPNRTTHAGECPAQTVPGSVGGA, encoded by the coding sequence ATGCGCACATCCCCATCACTGCTGCGGGCGTTTCGTCCCCAAGTCCAAGAGCGTCTCTACGACTTCTACGAGGAGCTGCGGAGCGCCGACGACCTCTTCTGGGACCGCCACCTGGACGCCTGGGTCGCGACCGGGCACGCAGTGGTCAGCAACGCCGCGGCGGACCCGAGGTTGTCCTCGGTGCGCTATCCCGACATCGCAGCCGTCTCCGCGGAACTGCGCCCGCTGGCCCGCGTACTGAGCCGGCAGATGCTCTACAACGACGCCCCCGACCACCCCCGGCTGCGAGCCCTGATCAGCAAGGCCTTCACCCCCAGGGCAGTAGCGACGCTCCGCACCCGGATCACCGAAGCCGTCGACCGCATCATCGCCCACGCCGCGCCGACCGGCCGGATGGACATCGTCGCGGACCTGGCCCGCCCCCTGCCGCTCACCATCATCTGCGACCTGCTCGACGTGCCCCAGCGGGACCGCCCCGCCCTCGCCGCCTGGTCCGAACCGATCGCCGAAGCCATCGGCAACTCCCGGCTCGACGCCGACGGCAACCGCGCGGCCTCGCAGAGCATGGCCCATCTGCTCACCTGCCTCCGCGAACTCCTCACCCGCCACGACACTCCGCCCGCCCCCCACAGCCTGCGCGCAATGGTGACCGCACAGGCGCAGAACACCGACCAGGACCTCGACGAACTCCTCGCCAACTGCGCCCTGCTCCTGATCGCCGGCCACGAGACCACCACCCACTTCATCGGCAACGCGACGCTCGCCCTGCTACGCCACCCGCACGCGGCCGATCAACTGCGCCGTCGGCCCGATCTGATGCCCGCCGCGGTCGAGGAACTCCTGCGCTACGACGCCCCGGTGCAGCTGATGCTGCGCCGGGCCCGGCAGGACCTCGACCTGGCGGGCCGCACCATCGCCGAAGGCCAGGCAGTGCTCCTCGTGTGCGGTGCCGCCAACCGGGATCCGGCCGTGTTTCCCGATCCCCACGTTCTGGACTTCGAGCGGTCCGGCGGACGGCACATGGCTTTCGGGCACGGACCGCACTTCTGCCTCGGCGCGGCCCTGGCCCGACTGGAAGGCGCGATAGCCCTGGAAGCACTCCTCACTCGGCTCCCCGGCCTGCGCCTCGACGGCGACTCGCCGCAGTGGCAGCGCAGCCTCAACTTCCGTGGACTCACCCGTCTGGACGTCGCTTTCACTCCCCACCCTGCCGACCCCAA